CAGACTATCTAGATAACTAATATCAGCCCTTCCTGAAATCTTTGATATAGCATCTGGGTCGCCTGCAGGCAATTAGAAAGGGCTCAGAAATTGACCGTCcccaattgaaggaagaaaagaaggaagaacaagCACAAGAATACGTACCTAATTCATTAAAGCATATTGAATCAAGTTGTACCCtttcatgaaatttatatGCTTCACAGCAGAATAATACTGGAACATGAAATGCATCTGCAACCATGGCAATACCTGCAGTCCCCACTCTTGAATATACAGTTCCGTTAGCTAATACAGCAGCAGCACCCAGAAAAACTCGGTCTACTTCACGCATCACATAGGAAATAGCATTTATATGAGTGTAAGTACAACTGAGGCCCTTTGCTATCAGCCTACGCAGCAATGCTTGGCCCTCAAGTTTTGGTCGAGAATCTACCACTACAACACGAAATTGTTTCCCAAGATCATGAGCATACAATAGAAGCATCTCTACAACACAGGGTGATCCATATGTGAGAAGAACGTCTCCATCCCTGATCTTCGTAGCAGCGTGTCTAACTATGACCTCATCAGCAAGCATTATCTTCTCATTGATAAAACGACTAATATCTAGGGAAAGTGTAGCTTTTGCCTCAGATTCTAGAAGACTTGGTGGTAATTTGGCAATgcgatttttcaaaaatctgaTTGCATTACCCATGCTAACAGACAATGGCCTGCATTCATTAAAGAATGACACATAGACACCAATTTTTGCAGTTAAATCTCTAACGAGAGATTTCTGTGGCGGAGTTGAGTAGTCTTTAATAGCCTGCTGAAATGCATGGAGCATTGCTATACAACGAGCATTACCGCCAGATATATCTCCAGCCATGTATTGTAAACCAACCTAATAGAATATCGATATGTGACTATATAAGATAATCACTTGTCAGGGTAAATACACGGTAATATCATAAATTCTTAACGCAATAAGCAGTTCAGACATTCATCACATTACCATCTAAAGACTATCAATACACTATTCATAACTATATCTTCTGTACACATGTCTCAACATGTAAaattgcaacaaaaaaaaaaaaaaaaaaaaaaaaaaaaaaaaaaaaaaaaaaaaaaaaaaaaaaaNaaaaaaaaacatttaagctaatgaaaagagaaaactATGGTCATACATCAACTTCATGAGATTGGAAGTGGGGTAAAGCTAACTTAGGACGAGAAGAATATGAATGTTGAGAATATTGGTTTGGATATCAGAATTTTCAACGGACATTCTATTGGTAAttcttttaacaaaaaaaggaaaattaaaatactccGTTCTTCATATCTAGTAAAAGTTCCATCTCTTCCTGATTAAAAACAACTGTATTGTTTTGATCTCCTCtattaaaccaaaattttataGCACTTATGACCATACAGTTCATATTCTGTGATACTAACGCATAtcatgagaaaaagaaatttagccAATATTTTGTGCTCAATTTCAATCTAGAAGGTGATGCTTGGCATTATTTCTAGCTCATATGAAATCAAAAGCTATATTAGCTAGTTT
This sequence is a window from Cucurbita pepo subsp. pepo cultivar mu-cu-16 chromosome LG04, ASM280686v2, whole genome shotgun sequence. Protein-coding genes within it:
- the LOC111793586 gene encoding translation initiation factor eIF-2B subunit delta-like isoform X2, whose product is MGGASTEAKDHLPSSSKPLKEKTTKAERRALQEAQRAAKVSAKGEANKSGTASGATAGKVGKQPSTVKGPATPSVASADNRGGDRIVDKERKKDAPPPRMQFDDKHRVERAKKRAVFNQTEARNRVELFRHLPQYEQGTQLPDLVSKFFQLDTIHPAIYKVGLQYMAGDISGGNARCIAMLHAFQQAIKDYSTPPQKSLVRDLTAKIGVYVSFFNECRPLSVSMGNAIRFLKNRIAKLPPSLLESEAKATLSLDISRFINEKIMLADEVIVRHAATKIRDGDVLLTYGSPCVVEMLLLYAHDLGKQFRVVVVDSRPKLEGQALLRRLIAKGLSCTYTHINAISYVMREVDRVFLGAAAVLANGTVYSRVGTAGIAMVADAFHVPVLFCCEAYKFHERVQLDSICFNELGDPDAISKISGRADISYLDSLTSKEHLQLLNLMYDATPSDYISMIVTDYGMIPPTSVPVIVREYRREHLLWV